A region of the Mesoterricola sediminis genome:
CCAGCTCCTCCAGATCAAGAGCCGCCTGATGCTGCCGCGGCCCCCCGCCGACGAGGGGGAGGAGGATCCCCGCGAGGACCTGGTGCAGCGCCTCCTGGACTACCAGCAGGTGAAGGAGGCCGCCCGGGAGCTCTCCACCCGCGAGGCCGAGTGGCAGAACGTGGTCTTCGCCGCCGGGCTCGACATCCGGGAGCACGCGCGGGTCGAGGAGGAGCCCATCCAGGCCACGCTCTTCGACCTCCTGGGGGCCTACCGGGACGCCCTCAAGCGCCTCCTGCCCCCGCCCCCCGTCCAGGTCCGCACCCCCCCCAAGACCCTCGAACAGCGCATCGCGGAGGTCCGGGCGATGCTGGAGGACGGGCGCTGGGAAGCCTTCGGCGGCCTCCTCGCGACCTCGGGCTCCCGCGAGGAGCTGGTGCTCACCTTCCTCGCCCTCCTCGAGATGGTCCGGACGGGCAGGATCCTCCTCGTCCAGAGCGAGGCCTTCGGCGAGATCCGGGTCCGCGCCGCCTAGGAGGAATGCCTTGGACGCCAACGGGAATCCGCCCTCCATCACCCGCGCCTGGCGCATCGCCTACGGCATCGGCCTCTTCATCTGCGTGGCCTGGCCGCTGTTCCTCCAGCTCATGCTGGGGACCGTGATCCGGCCCGGGGCCGAGGCCCCGGGCGGCGTCGCCCGGGAGCTGGGCTACACCTTCACGGGGCTCACCTTCGCCGCCGCGATCTTCATCACGTGGCGGAGCGGCAAGGCCCGGGCGGGCCTCGCCGCCCTGCCCCCCCAGGCCCGCCCCGGCGCCGTCCTGCGCGAGACCGTGCTCTACGCCGCCCTCTGCGAGCTGAGCGCCCTTTACGGACTGGCCACCTACGCCCTCGGCGGGAACCTGGCGGAGCGGTATGCCCGGTCCTTCATCGCCCTGGCCACGGTCATGTTCTTCGTGTTCGTGCCCCGCCTTCAGGCCTGGCTGGAGGCCGCCGGCGAGGAGGCCCCATGAGCGCCCCTGAAGGCCTGCCCGACCCCGCCGACCGCGCCACCAAGACCATGAAGGTGGGGGCGCCCTTCCCCGAGACCCGGCTCGAGGAGCCGGCGCCGCGCCCGCCCCGGACCCGCCAATGGCTGTTCGGGCTGCTGGCCGTCGTCCTCCTGGGCGGCGCCGTCGGCGTCTACTTCCTGGGCTTCGGCGGCGAGGGCGGGTTCGCCCTGCGCGCCCCGGAGGTGCCTCCGCCGGTGCGGCCCTACCTGGACC
Encoded here:
- a CDS encoding segregation and condensation protein A, encoding MAEPPRETPSFQPPKGFETRFRDLELHLSSFEGPLDLLLHLIREQKLDILDLPMAEVTRQYMEYLHLMEELNLEIAAEFVAMAAQLLQIKSRLMLPRPPADEGEEDPREDLVQRLLDYQQVKEAARELSTREAEWQNVVFAAGLDIREHARVEEEPIQATLFDLLGAYRDALKRLLPPPPVQVRTPPKTLEQRIAEVRAMLEDGRWEAFGGLLATSGSREELVLTFLALLEMVRTGRILLVQSEAFGEIRVRAA
- a CDS encoding tetratricopeptide repeat protein, encoding MSAPEGLPDPADRATKTMKVGAPFPETRLEEPAPRPPRTRQWLFGLLAVVLLGGAVGVYFLGFGGEGGFALRAPEVPPPVRPYLDLAKEGDPSAMRMLGTMYYNGLNVRQDRREGIRWFRKAAKAGSVAAKRDLEQLGLTVEGP